A window from Pyrococcus kukulkanii encodes these proteins:
- a CDS encoding Lrp/AsnC family transcriptional regulator: MLDELDRRILHLLQEDGRMSYSEVARILGVPESTVRARVKRLVERGIIRKFAALINPFKAGYSIVAVIAVDVEPSKVREVAEKLAKLEEVDVLGITTGAHDIFMQVTLKSLEELENFLLDKLGKIDGIKSTETSILTSVKKWGYARVF; encoded by the coding sequence ATGCTGGATGAGCTTGACAGGAGGATACTCCACTTACTTCAAGAAGACGGGAGGATGAGCTACTCGGAGGTCGCAAGAATATTGGGGGTTCCAGAATCGACGGTCAGGGCGAGGGTGAAAAGGCTTGTTGAGAGGGGGATAATAAGGAAGTTTGCCGCTCTCATAAACCCTTTCAAGGCTGGCTACAGTATAGTGGCCGTCATAGCCGTTGACGTTGAGCCCAGCAAAGTCAGGGAGGTGGCCGAAAAGCTCGCCAAGCTCGAAGAAGTTGACGTCCTGGGGATAACTACGGGCGCTCACGATATATTCATGCAGGTAACCCTGAAGAGCCTCGAGGAGCTAGAGAACTTCCTTCTCGATAAACTAGGCAAGATAGATGGTATTAAAAGCACTGAGACCTCAATACTCACGAGCGTCAAGAAGTGGGGCTACGCGAGGGTGTTCTAA
- a CDS encoding leucine/methionine racemase, translating to MDPWDVVERYNRVIAPANRTTYFPLVPVKAENAKVWDVNGREYIDFLSDAAVQNVGHNNPRVVKAIKEQVEKLIHATYIYSFPLEPLLLAEKLVEIAPIDNAKVSFGLSGADANDGAIKFARAYTRRHTILSYMKSFYGSTYGAMSLTGLDFHVRAIVGELSGVHYIPYPNCYRCPFGKDPKSCRMECVEYIKEKFEGEVYAEGVAALFAEPIQGDSGMVVPPKNYFKKVKKILDEHGILLVVDEVQSGMGRTGKWFAIEHFGVKPDIITVAKPLGGGLPISATIGRAEVMDSLPPLSHAFTLSGNPTAARAALAVIEEIEEKNLLRRAKKLGEYAKKRLEKMKEEHELIGDVRGLGLMLGVELVKDRETKERAFEEAKKVVWRAFELGLIVAFLQGNVLRIQPPLTIEEEVLEEGLNILERAISDVEEGKVPDDVVEKVQGW from the coding sequence ATGGATCCATGGGATGTCGTGGAGAGGTACAATAGGGTGATAGCCCCGGCCAATAGGACTACTTATTTTCCCTTAGTTCCGGTAAAAGCCGAGAATGCCAAAGTTTGGGATGTGAATGGAAGGGAATATATAGACTTCCTAAGCGATGCAGCGGTTCAAAACGTCGGCCACAACAATCCTAGGGTCGTTAAGGCGATAAAGGAACAGGTCGAAAAGCTCATTCACGCAACCTATATTTACTCCTTCCCACTGGAGCCACTGCTCTTAGCGGAGAAGCTCGTTGAGATTGCCCCGATAGATAACGCTAAGGTCTCTTTTGGACTGAGCGGGGCGGATGCCAACGATGGGGCGATAAAGTTTGCGAGGGCTTACACTAGGAGGCACACAATCTTGAGTTACATGAAGAGCTTTTACGGCTCAACTTATGGTGCAATGAGTCTAACAGGATTAGACTTCCACGTCAGGGCAATCGTTGGAGAGTTAAGCGGAGTTCACTATATCCCCTACCCAAACTGCTATCGCTGTCCGTTCGGTAAAGATCCCAAGAGCTGCAGGATGGAGTGCGTGGAGTACATAAAGGAGAAGTTCGAAGGAGAGGTTTATGCTGAGGGGGTTGCCGCGCTATTTGCTGAACCCATTCAGGGTGACTCCGGCATGGTTGTCCCTCCCAAGAACTACTTCAAGAAGGTCAAGAAGATACTTGATGAGCATGGAATACTACTCGTTGTCGATGAAGTGCAGAGCGGTATGGGAAGAACGGGGAAGTGGTTTGCGATAGAGCACTTTGGGGTTAAACCTGACATAATAACCGTTGCAAAGCCCCTCGGAGGAGGGTTGCCAATAAGCGCAACAATTGGAAGAGCTGAAGTCATGGATTCCCTCCCCCCACTCAGCCACGCATTCACGCTCTCAGGCAATCCAACTGCGGCTAGAGCTGCCTTAGCCGTCATAGAAGAGATTGAGGAGAAGAACCTCCTAAGGAGGGCCAAAAAGCTGGGAGAGTATGCAAAGAAGAGGCTGGAGAAGATGAAGGAGGAGCATGAGCTCATAGGAGATGTCAGGGGACTCGGGCTGATGCTTGGGGTTGAGCTTGTGAAGGACAGGGAAACAAAGGAAAGGGCATTTGAGGAGGCAAAGAAGGTTGTGTGGAGGGCGTTTGAACTTGGCCTAATAGTTGCATTCTTACAAGGGAACGTCCTGAGAATCCAGCCTCCCTTAACGATAGAGGAAGAGGTTCTTGAGGAAGGCCTTAACATATTGGAGAGAGCCATAAGTGACGTTGAGGAAGGAAAGGTTCCAGATGACGTCGTGGAGAAGGTTCAGGGATGGTAA
- a CDS encoding PadR family transcriptional regulator, with the protein MEKPKLRGYLRLLILHMLKEKPMHGYAIMTELEKRYGIPEPSAGAIYPVLSELKRLKLIEMEGRGKREKKVYRITEEGLKFLEENREELNEILQKIEAYKEFSKLGGRELAKTMKELLEKLPELNENQKERIREEILEFTRRIKLILLGGD; encoded by the coding sequence TTGGAGAAACCAAAGCTGAGAGGCTACCTTAGGCTACTGATCCTCCACATGCTGAAGGAGAAACCCATGCACGGTTACGCGATAATGACCGAGCTGGAAAAGAGGTATGGGATTCCAGAACCGAGTGCTGGAGCAATTTACCCAGTTCTCTCCGAGCTTAAGAGACTAAAGCTCATCGAGATGGAGGGTAGAGGAAAGAGAGAAAAAAAGGTCTACAGGATAACCGAGGAAGGATTAAAGTTCTTAGAAGAGAACCGGGAGGAATTAAATGAAATTCTGCAAAAAATTGAAGCTTATAAGGAATTTTCGAAGCTTGGAGGGAGAGAGCTCGCGAAGACAATGAAGGAGCTTCTCGAAAAACTTCCAGAGCTAAATGAGAATCAGAAAGAAAGAATTAGAGAAGAGATTCTCGAGTTTACCAGGAGGATAAAACTCATTCTCCTGGGAGGTGATTAA
- a CDS encoding ATP-binding cassette domain-containing protein, whose product MYAIEVKDLVKKYGDFTAVKGISFKVKKGEIFAFLGPNGAGKTTTVHVLTTLLKPTSGKAIVAGHDVVKEPMEVRKKIGIVFQDPSVDRELTAYENMYIHGRIYGLGGRELKEKIERLLKFVELWKFKDRPVKYFSGGMQRRLEIARALLHEPEILFLDEPTIGLDPQTRARIWDYIKTMKEEHDMTIFLTTHYMDEAEQLADKIAIIDHGKIIAEGTAEELKKLVGNDIIYLRLESPKEELKCLKADFIRGCKLLPDGRVRIDVENATEALPKLFELAQRSGVKILEVTYHRPTLNDVFLHLTGREIRDEGGEQNVARGIMRGRMRR is encoded by the coding sequence ATGTACGCAATAGAAGTTAAGGATCTCGTGAAAAAGTACGGGGACTTTACAGCCGTAAAAGGAATCAGCTTCAAAGTAAAGAAGGGAGAGATATTTGCATTCCTGGGGCCAAACGGAGCTGGAAAAACTACAACAGTCCACGTCCTAACGACCCTCCTGAAGCCAACATCAGGCAAGGCCATAGTTGCCGGGCACGATGTAGTTAAGGAGCCTATGGAGGTAAGGAAGAAGATAGGAATAGTTTTCCAAGATCCGAGCGTTGACAGGGAGCTAACAGCCTATGAAAACATGTACATCCATGGAAGGATCTATGGGCTGGGAGGGAGAGAGCTTAAGGAGAAGATTGAAAGGCTATTGAAGTTCGTTGAGCTGTGGAAGTTCAAGGATAGGCCTGTCAAGTACTTCTCCGGAGGGATGCAGAGAAGGCTCGAAATCGCTAGGGCCTTACTTCACGAGCCCGAGATATTATTCTTGGACGAGCCCACGATAGGCCTAGATCCCCAAACAAGGGCTCGCATTTGGGACTACATAAAAACGATGAAGGAAGAGCATGACATGACGATATTCCTAACAACCCACTACATGGATGAAGCCGAGCAATTAGCAGATAAGATAGCGATCATAGACCATGGAAAGATAATAGCGGAGGGCACGGCCGAGGAGCTAAAGAAGCTCGTTGGAAACGACATCATCTACCTCAGACTCGAAAGTCCTAAAGAGGAATTAAAATGCCTAAAAGCTGATTTCATAAGAGGATGCAAGCTTCTTCCAGATGGTAGGGTTAGGATAGACGTTGAAAACGCAACTGAGGCTTTGCCAAAGCTGTTTGAGCTTGCCCAAAGGTCAGGAGTTAAGATCCTCGAGGTTACGTACCACAGGCCGACCCTAAACGATGTCTTCCTGCACTTAACTGGAAGGGAGATCAGGGACGAGGGTGGAGAGCAGAATGTTGCTAGAGGGATTATGAGGGGCAGAATGAGGAGGTGA
- a CDS encoding ABC transporter permease: protein MRVLATMIYRELKRFIRSRARVIGSLLNPLIWLIFFGKGWAGAFNFPGARMIFGGVDYMTYLVPGIVAMTVFNMGFMQGITVIWDRQFGFLKELLVAPASRVEAIIGRSIGGALTALIQGTIILILSFTIADLKVSGVPPTLALAFLVGVAVSGLGMAIAMKMTSMEGFQIIVTMLMLPMTFLSGAFYPISTMPEWMQYLAKINPLTYAVDGARYYLAGIQPTFSLTTDWLVLGLLAVVFVGIAALEFRKATID from the coding sequence ATGAGGGTTCTCGCTACAATGATCTATAGGGAGCTTAAGAGGTTCATACGCTCAAGGGCGAGGGTTATTGGCTCCCTGTTAAATCCGCTTATATGGCTCATATTCTTCGGAAAGGGATGGGCTGGTGCATTCAACTTCCCTGGGGCAAGAATGATCTTTGGAGGAGTCGACTACATGACTTACCTCGTCCCAGGAATAGTGGCAATGACGGTTTTCAACATGGGCTTCATGCAGGGGATAACAGTCATATGGGACAGACAGTTCGGATTCCTCAAGGAGTTGCTTGTAGCTCCAGCATCAAGGGTTGAGGCAATAATTGGGAGGAGCATTGGAGGAGCATTAACGGCCCTTATCCAAGGGACTATAATATTAATCCTGAGCTTCACGATAGCCGACCTAAAAGTTTCAGGGGTTCCGCCTACACTTGCATTGGCATTCCTCGTAGGAGTAGCAGTTTCCGGCCTTGGAATGGCGATAGCAATGAAAATGACGTCCATGGAGGGCTTCCAGATAATAGTGACCATGCTCATGCTCCCAATGACGTTCCTTAGCGGGGCTTTCTATCCCATAAGCACGATGCCAGAATGGATGCAGTACTTAGCGAAGATTAATCCACTAACGTACGCTGTTGATGGTGCGAGGTATTACCTAGCGGGAATCCAGCCAACGTTTTCGCTGACAACTGACTGGCTAGTCCTGGGACTGCTAGCGGTAGTGTTCGTTGGAATAGCTGCCCTAGAGTTCAGAAAGGCAACCATCGACTGA